From the genome of Gallus gallus isolate bGalGal1 chromosome 4, bGalGal1.mat.broiler.GRCg7b, whole genome shotgun sequence:
CCAGGACTgcagaaagacagcaaaaaggaaaaataaaataaaatttaaaaataaataaacaaaacacaacgggcaaaggaaggaacaaaaagaCACATACACAGATACAGAAGAAAACTAAGAAATGCACTAAAAAATATTAGTGGTGTTGATGTGACAGTGGCCGGGATAGTTCAGGGAACGATACCATGAGAGATGAGCTGAGAATTttagtgctttttatttattttttctttcaaacaagacagcagcacagatttGAATCACTGTTCACAATCACTTCTATCCCgtgttttattatgtttgaAGCCCTGGGGTCAGAGGATCAGAGatgccagcagagctcagcagcctcCAGCTGGACATGGCAATGAAGATCGGACCCATTTCCCAGGGGATCATTGAATTGCTGGCCCATGGCAAGCCATGCACATCTCTACAATCACTTAAATACTATAATTCCAGCATGATGAGAACAGGATCCATCTCTCTAGTCGCTGGGCCCAggggatgctgcaggcagctgcaccGCAGCTCATTCTCCTTTGCAGAGGAAAGGTACACTgagggcacagcactgcaagtGCAAATCTGGAATACATGCAAATGTGGATCAAAGTGCTTTAAGCTGTGGtcttctgcactgaaaaacTGCCTTCCCTTTACAAGGGTCAGGCACAAGATGTAATTACCTTGGTGTACTACATAACATGCGCATGGGGTTCATGtgacttctatttaaaaagcCCCATGCACAGTGCCACACAGAGCTACCTGTGCCTGAAATTCAAGTCCTAGGGTAAACTCAGCCCCAGACAGAAGGCAAAATATAGGGAGGAAAGAGTTGCCAAAGCGCCCATTCCgatgatgggttgatggttggattacAGCACGTCAAAGTGGCCATGATTGTGATGGGCTCTTGGTTGGACCTGATgaacttagaggtcttttccaaccttaatgattccatgattctatgaaagggaagaaaaagctgcACCTCCTTCCAGCTCCAACCCAAGAGATTGGCCATGCACCAAGGTCTCACAGAGCTGTGTTCCTTTCAAGCACTTCTGTTCCTCCATGTAGACCTACAGGAGCACTTCAATTTGGGTTTAAGTGAGTTAGCACAAACCTGTTGCTTCTCAGCTTAAATTAACTGTAATAGTTCCAGTTTAGACTGAAACAAAAAGACATGGAAAGCAATGAGGTAGCTGGATTTTAAAGAGTTGATGCTTGTTAGCTGAGCTTCAGTGATGGTGTGCTCTCCCttgtttggaagagaaaggcatCAACACAACCTCAAAGGGTTCATGGGTCATCTCCCAGCATCATGGGCAAGAGGAGTAGGacaggaagagaagcagagtTCACCTAAGAAGGACAAGACTCAGGGTAAATGGAATCTTCACCCTACTGGTATTTGTTGTCATGTCTTTTGGGagaaaactttcttttccaACCATCAAGCTTCTCATGCTCTACATGAGCGCAGTCCAAACAACTTTGGAGAAGTGCACATTCTCTTTATCTCTCTATGTCACATAGAATAGTTGAGATATGTTTATGTAGACAGCAATCTTTGTAGCTACAGAGATACAGCTACAAAATTCCACGAGTTGCAATCATCCCATGCTGAGTTGAGCATCCTAATAAGAAACAATAATTCATTTTGCTGGTTGACATGTTTTCATCaaaacataaggaaaatgaataatttgACCTCAAGTGTTGAGTGTTTGGGCTTCTCtttttaattcacattttagaattctcttttttttaatgtttaagcAGAGCAAAACCATCcttctgaatattttccttgtaCAGTGTTTGCTCTTGATTACTTGTGTGTTCCAGTTGCTCTATTGTGCTTGTTCCCAGCAGGGTCAAAAACCAAGCTCTAAGAAGATGGGTTAAATCTTAAGGGTCAGAAAAGTGcacaaaagaaatgaggaagatCAATAATGTGTCATTTCCTGCCGTGAATGTCAAGGAAAATATATGGGAATTTATGTACTATCATTTTTTGCTCACTCTCATATCCACTGAATCAACAGACGTACCCTGCTCTGTTAGTTAAATCACCTCACTGTCTACTTGAACTGCCCTTTAAAGCctctttttaatgtaattttatctttgttaagaaagaaaagtcgAAAACTCATGGGTAAACACAGTGCAAGGAAATATTTCCTGTGTACAGttggaagcagctgagggagaaCCCCTGTCCAACACTGGAGTCAGTCCCCATCGCAATGTATGGAGGCAGAAGAGTAGGGTCACTGGGGGGAAACCAGTATAAACAGGATCTGGTTTTATCAGTGGgaaaaaagaaccaacaaaacaaaacaacactgctTAAATTACCCAGAAATATGCGCCTATATATGTTTTAATCCTACATTGCTGTTTTAAAGTCCTGCAACAGGGTTAAGTTGCAGACACAGAGCTGCCAATCACATagagttgctgctgctgaatgcaAGACAGCGATCGTCCCTTCTGCTGTTACAAGGGATGAACAAGGGGCACCATGCTCACAAACCAGGCAGGATGCCTGGGCTGGAGAAGGTTTGGGGGAGGACCAGTGTTGGCAAGGATGCTTGCTGGAAGTCCTGCATGCTGGGCATGAAAGGAGACCTACCAGCCTTGTAGGGCATCATTCTGGTGCGGTGTTGGAGATGGGAGATGGATGGTAGGGGGTAGGGGTTTCCAGCCTTGCTGGGCATCATTGTGGTAGGATGCTGAAGATGGGGAGTGAGGGAAGGGGGTTTCCAGCTTTTAGGGCACCATTCTGTTGGGATGCTAGAGCAGGAGCGTAACAGTTAACATTATAGGGCATCACTGTGGGGGGATGCTGAAGATGAGGAGTGAGGGATGGGGGTTTTCTGCCCTGCAGGGCATCATTCTGGTGAGATGCTaaggattggggggggggggggggggggggctgccaaCCCTGCAGAACACATTCCCAATGGGACGCTGAAGATGTGGGTGACCCACCATCCCTTCCAAACAGCCTCTCGGTGGGGTATAGAGGCCGGGTCTGTAGCACAGTGGGTACCACACCCTCTCCTCTACCCCACCCCAATCCAACGACCCccggaggagggggggggggggggggatgtccGACCGTGCCGCCGGGCAATCCCTGcgctctgctgctccctggcGGTTGCGGGCGGCGGGACGGCGGCCCCCGAGTGCTGCCCCGTTCCGGGGTGTCTGCATCCCAGCGCTGCCTGAACCCCCGAGCCGTGACTGATGATGCCCACCACTGTGCGCCCGCTctccccgccgctccccgcccccgCTGTGATGCTTCCCCACTCTCCCACGCGTGTCCATCCCTAGGGGTTCCTATCCCCCTCCGGGTGAGTCCTGTCGCCCCGAGTGGGTGCCTCCACCCGAATGGGTCCTGTCCCCGCGAGTGGGTGCctgtcccccccatcccttcGCCTCCCCACGGGCTGTACTACCGGCTTTGCCCTGCCCCGGGGCTCGCCTCGCCCGGAGAGCCGCACCgcctcctctttctccttctcctcctcctcctccacctgaCACCCCCCGGACCGTcccacccctccttcccctcccttcgCCCCTCCCGGAGCTCTCTCGACCGAGCGGGGAAAGCAAACGGAGCCACCGAACGCTGCTCAGCCgctgccccagagcagccccgGAGCATGCGAGGGCAGCGGGGGGGCCCCGTCCTCGCTGCCCCCCCCGGTGGGACGGCGGCGGGGCCGTCGCGGGGAGGCGGGCACCGCAATCCGGCGTGAAGAGGGCTGGGAGATCACTCCATCCCTACTCCGTCCCTCCATCCCGGCTCGGGGGAGGCAGACCTTGCCCCAGTTTTTGGGGGTGAGGTGCTGAGCGAGTCGTGGAGGGGGCTGCGAGGATCATGCCGGGGGGGCTGCGCCTCGGCATCGCTTTCTCGTCGCCCTCCATGGAGCCTGGACTTTTTTTACGATGACTTTCCCTGAGCTGAGCAATGGCAGCTTGAGTGAGAACAGGACGGGACAGGGCAGCCAGAGCGGTGCCAACCGGTCCTGGGGGTTGCAAGGCGAGGAGTCCCCCGAAGGCAACGGCACCACGCTGCCATTCGCCTTGGACGTGCAGGCGGTGGGCGTCGGGGTCTTCTTGGCTGTCTTCATCCTCTCGGCCATTGTGGGCAACATCCTTGTTATCCTGTCGGTGGCTTGCAACCGGCACCTGCAGACAGTCACCAACTACTTCATCGTCAACCTGGCCATCGCCgacctgctgctcagcaccaccGTGCTGCCCTTCTCGGCCACCTTGgaggtgttgggtttttgggtttttggCCGCATCTTCTGCAACATCTGGGCAGCGGTggatgtgctgtgctgctccgcCTCCATCATGAGCTTGTGCATCATCTCCGTGGACAGGTATATCGGCGTCAAGTATTCCCTCAAGTATCCCACCATCATGACAGAGAGGAAGGCTGGGGTCATCCTGGTGGTGGTCTGGCTCTCCTCCATGGTCATCTCCATTGGGCCGCTGCTGGGGTGGAAGGAACCACCTCCACCAGATGAGAGCATCTGTAGCATCACTGAGGAGCCAGGCTATGCCctgttctcttcccttttctccttttaccTGCCCCTCATGGTCATCCTGGTGATGTACTTCAGGATCTACGTGGTGGCCAGGAGGACAACCCGGAGCTTGGAGGCGGGGGTCAAGAAGGAGAGGAATAAATCCATGGAGGTGGTGCTGCGCATCCACTGCCGCAGTGTGCTGGAGGAGCCTCTCTCCAGCACCCGGAGCAAAGGGCACAACTTCAGGAGCTCCCTCTCCGTGCGGCTCCTCAAGTTCTCCCGTGAGAAAAAAGCAGCCAAGACTCTTGCCATCGTTGTGGGCGTCTTCATCCTCTGTTGGTTCCCCTTCTTCTTCGTCCTGCCTTTTGGTAAGTGACCCTGTCCCCTGTCCCAGCCAGAGCCCTTGGGCCTTGTTCCTTGGAATAAACTTTCAGGACACAACTCGTGTGGAGATGAGGGAAAGAAAGGTAACAGATCGGTCAAGAAACCAGCAGTGAATTAATCCAGTTAATTAACACTTGTTCAATATTTATTAAAAGGAGGCACATCATCCATCAAAATATACAGCAACTGGGTAAAATATCAACCAACAAAAAAATGgtttaattaatttattctgcATTCAGCACTTTAATTAATGAAGCTCAGGCTGGGGAGGAAGCAGCTCTGTTTCGAACAGGCTGTAATTACGGCATAATGGTTCCCAACAGCTTTACAGTTCTGTCCCCATTTTCCCTTCACCCCAGTTCTGAGGAGGGCATCTGATCTGCCTCCATGTGCTCAGGGCTCCCACCCCAGCTGGGAACTGGTGGTGATGCTGGAGATGAGGGAAGTTTAACTCTCCGtgggacatggttagtgggcatggtggggatgagtgGATGGTTGATgatctcggaggtcttttccaaccttaaggattctatgaATCTACGTCAGAGGCTGAAACATGAGTCCTGATGGCTTCTCAGGAAGCTGATGTTGTGCTGGGACCTGGAACGGGGCCAGGTCTTACCTTGAATGGTGATGGCCTTGGGTGGTCCTCCTCCCATGGGAGTCACGCCCTCAGCTCCTGGCTATGGGTTCTCAGTTGGCATTGTCTGCCGGGTTGTGCTCTAAAGTTTTGACAAGTCCCCTTCCAGCACAAACACAACACATGGCCAACAAAGTGCAGGGAACCCAGAGCTTTTCACCATCATCTCATAGGATAGCAATCATCAGCTCAAGGGATCAGATGAATCATCTGGAGCGATGTAGCTAGATCAGGGGAGAAAGCTGAAGTATTCAAATAACTTCTGAATGTACACAATGAGCTTTGCACAGGGCTCAGCAAAGCAGGGAGGTCTGTCACACTGTTAGGTGGGACCTTTGTGTCCCACAGTCCACCACACTTCTCATATCAGAGTAGGGAAACACTCTCAGCTCTGCTAAGTGTTCACCCAGTGTGAGTAGGGATGTTGGTGGTTTAGCTCAGGCTGTGTTAAGCTTGTCTAGCTATGAAACCCATAATCTGAGAATACCTCAGTTCCCCTTTCAATattgggagatttttgtagtgttttccactgacaaaaatacttttttgaaACCCTTGAACCAGCTCCTGCAGTGATGTAACTCACAACTGTTGcactgaagtaaaagaaaaatgctgatttaCGCCAACTAAAAATCCAGGCTTTATTCCTTACGTGCCTCCTGTGAACCCATTTTCTTCCTCCAAGCATGCAATTTCTTTATAAACACAGTTTTGATCTCCACTTCCTGCCATATTATGTGCATAATATAAACACAGCAaaagttcatttattttgtgaCTACAAAGTATGCTGCCTTTGATTTCACCTCCCTTTTATTAATTGCATTTTCCAGTTCAAGTTGGCTAATCATTTAGTGCTATCTAGGAGGAGGACAGAAACTTCTGCAAAGTCCAATCTGTGATTTTACAGCTCAGGAGATGGgtctgaaatgcagagaaatcaGTGAAGTTCACTGCAAATCCATAAATTGAGCAGTTCTCTTTGGAAAGAAGATTGTAAATGGTTAAATGGAATGGCCTTTGTATTTGCTTGCTGGACAAACATGAGAAAGCCTTTGGAGCCAACTGGAAATgttataaatgtatatatttttaatgaaagtgGAAACACTGATTGGAAACGAATAACACTTTCGTTTGAAGTTAAACAGATTGTTCCAATTTaaggaaaggatgaaaaggAGTTTATTAAGAAATGAGCGCTCAGGTGCATTTCAGTATGAGATGTCACATTAAAATGTAATGAatgtgctctgttttcttccaaaaatatcAAAGCGTTTTGACTTCCTTATTCTATTTGTCACGAGTTTGCAAGAAGTAATCATTGACTGTTGACCAACTGTTGCCTGAATGGAGATAAGTGACGAGAAAagcctcccagctctgcatAGCATGGGCTGAGTAATCAGAACATCTGCAActggctctgccagcagtgtcTGTGTTAGGCTGTGCACGTCTTtgcatctttctgcatcacagcTTCCactttaattaaacaaaatgaatatttatcaCATCAGCGCTGAGAAGCTACTACAAATTCTAAGTTAACGGGACCTATGTATGCACTGAGTGCCCTCAGTTGTTTCTCCGTGCTTGAATAATCTGCAAACGTGCTTCTTTAAATCAGCTCTCATTTCTAACTACCTTCACAGCCTATTTATCAGCTGAGTAATTTAACTCTTGGGTTTGTGGTACATGTCCCCAAGCATAAGATGCCATCTCCATTTTTAACACAATTACTGGTTTGCATGGCTAATGAGACTTTTTAAGCTGCAGGTTGTTCAACAAGAGATGAAATCCTAATTACAAGATAGCCCTAATGGGCTGTGTCTTTTGTTGGGTGTGTAGTAGACCTCTACCAAGCTGCCTTATGTGGTTATCCCATGTAATGATTGTGATTTATACCAGGATGCCTCTTTGCTTAGCAAAGACCTGACAAGGGAACATAACTGGAGGCTTCCCAGAGATGCTGGGCAGGTATTAAAGGGTATTTTTTACGATACAGTTGATGTTCCTTTGGTTGTCTCATCAGTACCTCCTCCATCTCAGCTGTAGAGACATCAGATATAACCTATTCTAGATATTTTGAAGTTTAATGGAAGCAAAATGCCCACGTGAGGAAAAGCTCAATGCTGTATCAGCTCAACCTCTTATGAGACATGGAAGAATCTACACATGAACTCTCTCTTAAGAAACACAACCATAGAGAACTCATTGGCTCTTCTGCTAATGGAAAACCACTAACAACGTTAGGTGCTGAATTTGTCCTTTCAGTAGACATTTACGCAGTGGTTGAAGGAACCAGAATCCTCCATACAACACCTGTAGATAGTTATCTCTTGTCTCCAGTGTGATgcaagaggaaataaataagaaaaagataatacagctctgcttcccatcTACTCTTCAGTGTCTAGGGAGCATGAAAAGATCCCAACTGGAGCCCCAGTTGGGACCATAGGAGGAGTGAAGGCAAAGCCTTTCTTCAGCACAACCCCAGGAGCATCCAAGAGGAACAACCATCCCTTGGGATTAAGAATGTACCTGGGATGGTACCTCCAAGGCTCTTGGCTTTTAATAAGAGTAGTCCAGTCTGGGTGGTGGGCTCCTATGTTTGTTATTCTTTGGATTAGATTTTGAGGGACATGGCTAGTGGATATGGCTGTGACGGGTTGATGTTTGGACTTCATGATGCCagaggtcttttcaaaccttaatAATTGTATAAAGTCAATGCCAGTGTGAGAAGGGCACAACACCCGTGGCTAGTGCCATACAAGGCTAAAGTCAACAAACTAAGGATCCCTTCACCCTGTCCCCCCACAAGCAGCAGCTTACTCAGACAAGGaatccctcagtacaagaaaatCCTTGTCTTACACCTGCCTAGAAAAGCAGTatcctggcttttttttttctcttcatcctgaAGGAAAGGCAGCTACATAAACTGGGTTAAGAAGGGTTTTCTTCAAGCCAGAACAAAGTTACTTTTGTAGGTACTATTTTTTAGAGGGCAGAAGATGTCctttcacaaaatattttgcacaaGATGGGCTCACAGGGGCATAGCATTGCTCATATTTTGGAAACtaatctgtaaaataaatgatggGGAGGACAGTGTGGGTAGAAGCACATTTCAGATGTGACTGACTCTGTTCTGGTGGGAGAATCTAATTCTATTCTAGTAGAAGAGCATTTTGCACATTTTCCGAAGGAAAAGCAGGGCTTATATCATCACTCTATACCTATGTGCATGTCAGCCTTTTCCCACCCTCTGCTGAACTCTTTCATCAATCTCAGTCACATTTAAGTGCTAAAGGTCCCCCATGTATTAAATTCCCACAGGTTTCATTAAAGTGGGCATATAGGCAAATGAGTGGAAAATTATATACCCTTCCCCCCGGAGGGAAGATTGATGGGTGAGTGGCTGGATTTGATGATcatggagatcttttccaaccttaatgattctttgatttgattctgtgattgcagagtgaattctgttcctttttagacataaaaaaaatattcactaaaaatacacatttgcacagaaaatcagacttgtttaattttgttgtgCTCAGGAGGACCTAATCTGAAGTGGAACTTGAGAGGAGAAGGATAGAAGATAAACCATTCAGATACTTTGATTGTAAGGACGATGCTTTATATCTCCTGAAATGTTCTGAGTCATGGTGGAAGTGTCAGAATTGGCATGGAAAAAGCAATGGTCAGCTGCTTTGACCTGAAAGAAGGATTTTTGACTGGATATTGGGATGAACTGGAATCAAAGCAtcaaataaaactgaaagcagagcaaTAGCAAGGGACCGTTCCATCTGCCAAGCATTCCCCACTGATCCTGAGCCATAGGAACCACACATTCCTTAAAAATGCCAGCAAAGATATAGACCCAGAGGCTCAAAATCTGTTCAGTGCCAGGCTCCACTTTGATTTATTGGACACCACCCaggcaaaagagaaaattcttctcatctgcttttcaCCATAGGACTTTTCCATCAAATGGATTTGTACCACATTAGAATAAATTAGCTAAATCATAGGGGATGGATGGACCTTCCAGCCCATCTACGTGTCTCAGGGAAACATTACTTGGCACTCAACCATTCctgacttttttcttcaaatctatttttaaagcactgcagTATGGGCAAGTCCATTATTTTCCCAGGAAAATTAAACTGCTGCTTAATCAGTTTTCAAATGTACttactgcagtttttctttcctggttcGGAGCGTCTATAATAACTTTAGAGCTTTGGTGCAGCCTAGAACTTTGTGTGGCATGATGTCTAGGATGTACATGGTGGACAAGGCAGGGGACACATGGGAGAGTCTGGGTGTGTACAGCCCCTGGCTATGAGTGATCCACATTGATTGCATCTACCTGAAGATAATCTAAAACAGGCGCAACAAAACTCACTgttgcactgagtgacatggtttagtgttgtggtggggatggattgATGACTGGACttgattttagaggtcttttccagctttaatgattctatgactccatgaaaAAGCTAGCAAAAAAGATTGTTTAGAGCCCAAGTGAGTGCGTGGCTCTCTTTCTACCCACCACAGGCTACAGATGGATGCTTGTAATACAGTTTTTCTGCCTTGTTACAAGAGATGTAGCAATCTGGACCTCAAACCACAACTTGGGCACCCAAGTTTAAACATATGCTCTTCCCTACTTGGCCAAAGTAGAGTAGTGACTCAATAAAGTGACTGAGAATAGGACCCAGATCTCCCATGGCCTATTTATGGGATTACTGTGCTTCCATTCCACCCACTGCTCCACcaaataaaactatttaaagCCAAATGTCTGTTATTATATCTCTGTGCCTTGACGCATCTGGAGGCAGTTGCTAAAATGGATGTACCCCAAACACTGAAAATTGTAAAGCTACTGTGGTTCAGTGGGCAGAATGTTATAAATTCTCTCAACAGGAATTTTCAAACCAAGAGGAGAACATGCAGTGTAGcattaaatgcatttatattaAGCTGAGTTTGAAAGGTTTATTATACTTACACAAAACGTTGTCCAAGATATTGTAGGAAGCAGCTTTTAATTCCCCTGATCTATCTGCATTAATTCATATCTGGATAAATATTTACTCATTAATTCGCATGGACTAGTTAATGGGATGTAGAAAAAATTACTCTTTGTCATGATCATGCAAGGCAGCTGATTAATCTCCCTTGATCAGCTTGTTTTTAATTGGTTTTGTCACAACAAACAGCATTAACTGGATCTTAGCAACTGTGTCATGGTAGGAAGTTGTGTTGTAAAATGTTCGTATTACCTGCAGGCTTTAATTAGAGGTGCGTTCACTTTAATGAATATATACATCAGTTTTGCTCAAGgtttttcagaaacagaatgtattttctctCGTAAAGCAATGCAAATCAATTGTTCAGGATTTTTACCTGATAAAATTACTGTGCTTTATTCCAGGTAGGGTAGGTAGGGCTGATAGTACCTACTAAGATTATTGGATCCCTCTCAAATAAAGTCCCGCTTCCTAGTGTCAAATAATCTTAGGGAAAGTTTTCCATTCCTACTGTAAAGAGCATCCCTGGCTTTGGATGCCAACAGTGCTGTCTTCAGCCCATTGCTCTTCAGTTTTCTACGTAGGCAATAATGAAGAAGATGTATTTTTAGGCTGCAGTTCATCTCATCCTAATGTTCCTAACTAAACCAGAAACATGAAACCTTTTGACCCCAAAAGCACCGAGGGCTGTAACACCAAGGGCTCAGGACTCCACATCCTAAATAAAGACATATTTTGGAATTGCATGGTAGGTAGGGTGGTAAAATGGTTCTAAGGCAGCTTTGTCTCCTCAAAGATAGATATACatgttaaaaaatatgtatgtgtttGTCATTGAGATAAGTACCTTCATAAATCCACGAGGAAACAAATAATTCTGTCAtcagagcagggctgagcagggtGATTTATAAAGCATGGAGCCACGTACTAGCCAGTGAGGAGATACTGAATAGCTCTGTTGAACTATTACTCAACTAAGCATCCACTTCTCCTTGCGACTGGCATggcagagagagcagagaacaATTCTGAAATTAAACTCTTTAAAGGTAAGAAACTGAAGTTTTGTAAATGTGCTTCCACTTTGACTTTGTCTATCTTTTGAGCCTTTAACTCTGCAGGTTCACTACT
Proteins encoded in this window:
- the ADRA1D gene encoding alpha-1D adrenergic receptor, producing MTFPELSNGSLSENRTGQGSQSGANRSWGLQGEESPEGNGTTLPFALDVQAVGVGVFLAVFILSAIVGNILVILSVACNRHLQTVTNYFIVNLAIADLLLSTTVLPFSATLEVLGFWVFGRIFCNIWAAVDVLCCSASIMSLCIISVDRYIGVKYSLKYPTIMTERKAGVILVVVWLSSMVISIGPLLGWKEPPPPDESICSITEEPGYALFSSLFSFYLPLMVILVMYFRIYVVARRTTRSLEAGVKKERNKSMEVVLRIHCRSVLEEPLSSTRSKGHNFRSSLSVRLLKFSREKKAAKTLAIVVGVFILCWFPFFFVLPFGSFFPSLKPSEMVFKVIFWLGYFNSCVNPIIYPCSSKEFKRAFIRLLKCQCHRRRRPIWRVYDHHWRGASVNSSVQDSETDLRPRISTLNSSFIFNSSLQERAGKRRTLSFKGWKMLNPFQKPASAQLKEKMNSLSNKIRGGSSKGGVTATYKTEVESVSIGIPHDFMETIDYQTYDLTDCCGLRETDI